The sequence TTCCAATCTGCTCTCAATTTCTATATACCACTCAGAACTTAAAAGTTCGTTTTCTTTACCAGTAACCGCCAGTTCTTTGAACTTTTTCCAAaccaaataatttttagtACTCACAACATTAAGTCTTCCTACATTGTCTTGCAATTTTATGAAATGATAAGTGGCTCTTATAAACAATGTTAATCTTTTATTGTCTATATTGACCAATCGTTGAGAGCTTTGCTCCAATAGTGCAATATGCTTAGTCGTGTCATAATTGAAAGCTAACAATGTTGTAAATAGCTTTGCATATGACTCGCCCAGCAAATCATCTTTTATCATTCGATATAAACTATCGTTTTCACAATCTATGTTAGGTTTCAAATTTGGCGAGAAAAGAACGATGTTGTGTTCGGAATTCCATATATAAAGTACTAGTATTTTTAAAGGTTCATTCCAATTCGTCAATCCCGAAGTCGACATTGTGTTattatacaaaaataataatattttacaattgaagatttttgcttcttttttaatcttttttctagttatttgtttttctttgtcACTAATTATAAGGTTTTGATTATTCCCTCTGATCTCgttaataatttgaacTTGATAATCAATTAAACCGTCATAGGTTTCTGCAATTTGACATTTGACATTTCTATCATCACAATTGTTTGCATCAGCAATACCGCTGATTTCCCTGTTAATAGTATCAGTACCAATATTGTCATTCATTCTTTCAGTCTCGTTACTATTTCTTACTGCATCTTCAATCTCAAAAGCAGTGACGTTTTGTTTATTTCTACGTGATTCTATATGCTGTCCTCACTGACCTTATCGCTTCCACTGTTAGAGCTCCTCACAGTAGCACTAATATATCCACTATCACTCTTATGTTactcaatatatttgagtTTTGAGAATTGTCCAATAAATCAATGTAATTATGAAAGAGTACATATTTATCCTTAACTTAATGATTAAAAACCTTGTcgttttgaatatttttttgtgaCACTTGGAAGCTTCTAAGGTACCCAGGGCGCTGTCGCGCGGCCCGCTGGGCGTGAagtaaattaataaagcACAACGGATAAATCGCTAGTGTTAACATTTAAGACACTTATGTTAACACAGGTCACTGATGGTCACACAAAAGCATATTGTAAGGTCATAAGTTTTTGTAAGTAACAAAATGGAAACGTTGTAATCGAACAATCCAAAATATGTTAGAAGGGAGaaaaaaagtttcaaaGAGGTTTCTCTCAACTGTGGTTCAAAAAGGATtatgaattaaattatcaaatactATGCAAATAGAAAGCTATTGTTTACTTTATTACGTCAAAttaatatgtttatatatcttataCCAAAACATGTTGTTGGTAACTATACTGAACACTAGTATCATAAAATTGTATGCTCCCTAATGTGTAAACAAGCCAATATTTCATAATATCAATAAGTTTGCGATACACCGATGCTATTGTTGCATTAGTAAGGATAGATAGTTATCGTATTTTCCATTCGAGATACCTGTGACGAGCTtaaagttatatttatatacacaatatttgaaaaatgttaaGAACTAAAATCCCAAAAAACTCAGTGCAATTAACATTAATATCGCTAGgacattaaattttttaatattatttgtgaCCTAAAATTGTTAGCTACCAACTCAATTGAGGTTACTTTGTCGCTGCGTAATAATTGTTAACAAATTACTGATTAGTACATCACCTTTACGGCGTTTAGTATATGACTGCTTATGTATTAAATTTGCCTTTTATTCAACAATCTTgtttttttcagttttccTAATAGCAATACATCTGAAAATTGAGTCTGTCACAGGTTACTACAAAACAATAAGAACGTCATTTATGATTGTCAAAACTTTTTATCCAAAGTATGCACCTTTATATCTAACGGTACTATCTTTTAGAAATGTATTTGCTACACTATTCTGGAAATTTCCTCCTTCATTGAAAAGTcatcattaatatcaaatttgaagataaagtTGTAATTGAATACTTTATTAGTTCCGGTTTGAGTCACATCAAATTAGACCTGTTTCTAAATTAAGAATTACTTTTTATTAGGTCTATAACCAGATCttaaaaatttgttaaagTTGGGGCCAGATTATTGTTTACAGATATTACACGGTTTTAATACCTGATTTACCGGCTCAATTAGTCCTCCATTTGAAGCTGAAGTACTCTCCACCGAACtacttttatataaattggATTTTTGGCATGAAACACTCAAAATAGcaattttgatttaaatattttatacGTAGCTGCcaaaacaatataatatgTGATAACCACTAGCAGTTACTAATAACTAGTAAATACCAAAGTGAACTATAACGAGTGCTTAACTTCCATAGAACATAAGTTTTTCTATTAATGgcttttttcaataaccATACCAGTCAAGTATGTACTAAAAGACTGCAACACTTGATTACTTCAGTACACTGACAAGTTGCTTGACGCTTAGCTTCCTAGTCTAACTACGAATATAACGAAGAGTACTTCTTAATGAAACTGTGTAGTGAAGTGTGCGTTTTAACTACTCACGACTAAGAAGAAACTACTTCGCACTGCTTACTTCCAGACAATATTCCTAAATAGTAAATAACATATGCATGATATTCGAGTACCTATACAGGAGGAAGGACGAGAAGGACTTATGGACTTGGTTATATGGTCACCAATGACCGAGAAAGTCTTAAGAAGTAGACATCTAATTATACACTTAGTGAAgtatattaatgaatatgTATTTCTGACAGCTTCTAAGCTGCTCACactttgaaatttgaaaattttttcaaagtcCTCTTCATACCACAATGGAAGAAAATACATCAACAAAAAGTGCACTTATGCTGCAACTAGCGACTGGTTGTAAATTGTAAATTGCTACTgttaaagaatattattcattacTGTCTTCATTCGAAATCCTATACAGGAAATAGTTCTTCGGTCACCAGATCATTGACTTAATATGGCACGCTGATCTTTGATCTGTTTAACTTTGGAATAGTACTTTCCTCTACCAGTCAGTTAACAAAGccaaatattcaattacaATGAAGAATACTTATGTTGTCACCATCGGTTATGGTGCTAAATTTAATTAGACAACACTATACCACCATGTACAAATATATCTTGTTATTTTTCAGGTTGATCAATATGCCTAAATATTCTCGAAAGTGATATCGAATGTCAGATAAAATGTGCTTACTAACAGACAGAACTAACTTTGAATAAGTCCAATATTCTATGAGAATCATAAGGTGTACTGTActgtttatttgtttttaaatttgttacTAAAAGCAGCTTCAGCCAACGAATCCAACTCcaagataaaaaattatgcAGAGGCTGAGGGGAACTCAAAAAATGTTATATTCTCAGGACTGTCGTGATCTGCTATTCTTAGTGATTTAGCATAGAAAATCATTAGTATAGTAACTAAATTGTTACAGTACTGCCGTCTATAATATAGATGAAAACAAAGATTCTAACGTTCATTGTGTCAATGCTATAAAGCAACTTTGGCATGTCTGTTCAATAGGAGTATTTGTTATGTCAGTACTTTTTTAATGGTGCTTCAAAAGGGATCTAGAAACCTTGTATAGCTGGAGCTGTACTGTCGTCAAAATAATGGGGATAATGATTCTATTATTGATAATCAACTTCTTTTACAGGCGGAAAAGAACAGTGAAGAATGCCAATATGTTATAATTTATCCAGAAAAATTTGTTGGGATAGTAATTGGGCGTACTGGGAAGACATACCACTATTAGTGTTGTTGTAATAGTAGCTTGTACAAGTAGTCGAGTTGTAATTGTTTATtctatttttcttttataaattatatatctgaCATGATTGATATACATGACTATTTATCTTTATGTCTGGgaatgaataaatataactttcTTAACACATTCTTACAAAGTTATATGACACCCAGATCCTTTCTCCTATAACTTAAGTAGTAAGGTTAAACTTCTATGCAGTTACAAGGCCGAAATCTGAATTCAAGCATTACTCGTATTTCAACaatgtaaaataaatcagCTGTCTTAATTAACTTGTGTAAtaagtatattttatatattatttatttatatggATCCCCGCAGagaattataataaattactGACTCTCAACAATGcataatcaaataaaatataatattcagCAGTAATTGATACCTTTAAAATGGTATGACAGGCAAGagttttcttcatttgaaTCACGAACTGTTTCAGAAAACCCCAAACTAACTTTTTGCAACGAAAgtgaataaaaaaatgatgatcATCCAAGTCAAAAATGTCACAGGAAGACTTcctattatattaaaataccACAATACAGTTGATAAATTGTATCGAGATTTCTGAATGCTAAGACAATTTggtatttttttattatgtgGATTTCGCTATTCCAGACAGCTCCCACTGATCAAGTGGCACCTAAATTCATAAATGCCACCTTAAGTGAATATAATACAACCTGTTGACAATCCTAGATTAACTCACGGCGTTCTTACATATAGATTGCCATCTCATGCATTAGCTAGTTTGTCAATGGCTAACCATACTCTTTTCGGAACAGAAGAGCCTGACTATAAGGAGCTTAATGAATCTGGCATCAGAGAACTAGTGGATGTACTCAACACACCTCATCACGATGACAATGGTTTAATTAAAAGAGATGTATCAAATTAtactattgaaaatatttctgaGCTCGTTTGGAAAGAGCTACCAAATAATCCTGAATCACAACTAGTCACTAGGGAAGCCTTAGTGATGGCCATCGGCATAATTTTACCAACACATTAAAGCGTATTGGACAAACAATATgatcaaaattaaaggaGAAGTTCAAGCTATATAACTGTGGTTTATCTGCAGTATTAGTTATGATGCAATTACTTGGTTTTGGTATAGAATAACAGGAATGTCGTTTCTAGCAAGACAACTTAGAAGAAAAGAGTTGTGCAACTGGAGAGGagttttttgaaatacCAGGCAtcagataataaaaagtaTAATTACTGGATAGGATATAAGTTATGGACGACGACAAAGCCGGACTGCAAGGAGGTGGATAAACCCAGTCTTGTTATGGCCGTCCTTAAAGAAACATACCAAGAAGTTGAGAAAGAAGATGCGACAAGTTTCTTTAGATCTATGCTTTACAACGGAAAATGGAAAGTGGATATTAGAATACAGCGACTATTAGGCAAACATTTTTATGAGAATGGCTGATACATACATTGTGAAAGTTATGAGGTCGTTCCAAACCATACTGATAACTGCGTCTGACTGTTAAGTTCAAGGTAAGAGTTCTTAGAGACCAGATAGTCTTTATCTTTGAGAAGGTGTAATATACGCATTGAAGGAGAATTACAGCAGATCAAgaaatgttttaaaaatactaattgacaattatataaaaagttAGTTCGATCCTTTGACTTTTAGTGAGTTTATATCAATGGAAATGAAAAACCATTTTTCCTAAGGGCAGATGACTTTGTGCTGGTGCCTGAgcaacaaaaaaatcattatcataATGAATTTCATGCGTCTGACTTAAATTTTAAGACTAATAGTAGTTGTACTTTTAATTATgtctaaaatatttttttcacaAAAGTCCAAGATAATTATGCAAAATACGAGCTGCTAATGGGAATAGCTGGgtcatttatatttagcATATACTTAGGATCTGGCATCGAAATACTTCTGTTAAATTGATTAAGAGAGTTATATGTGTTGTTTATGAGCCTGGGGTTTTTACATGAATctgatattatttaatcGGTCAAGAACTTTCCATACTGTTGCGATCGTTGAAAACATCAAAGCTGTTAGGTTAGAAGTCGTAGGTTCTGCATGGAAAAATGAACATGTTGAACAGAGGAAACGTCAAAAACACATAATATTACCATACcctattattaatattaagaGCTTGTGGAGAagttttaattaaatattattggaTATCATACCcaatttgaaaagttatTCTGAACTGTTTAACAAAAAGAATACCAAAATCTTAAATTTTGTCGACATCAAAAATAGAATTTATACGGTTATGGTAACCTTCtcaatgattttaatgagATTGCATATATAGTTGAATTtccaaaaatgaaaattgaAGAGGCATTGGAGAATTGTGAATAACTGAGGTATAACTCCAGACTTTAAATTCGCACAGAACTAActttttattcaatttttttgtgCTCGCAGTTGAGTTCATATCCATTTTTATGACCAACATATATGAAGATAAGCATAAAAATGTTGATGACAAACAGGTTGCAACTGATAGCAACTTAAGAAATATTTGTGAAATGGTAATTATTTAGGAATGGACGTTACTtacttattattaatttatttcattaaatgaattagcttattaattatttgaagtatttatattatatgaaatttatcaattttttgagTCCTGAAATGCATTATCTCAAAATAAAGCATCATATAACAGAGGAGTTGTTCCAACACTCTGAGAAATACTTAGATATTTATCGTTTCATAAATGCTCTATTTTTGGATTGGGTTAcgatttattatctttcaCTAGTCCAATGACCATGTTTGTCGAAATATCTATTTCTTAAATAGAGGTACCTTTAAGATGAAAAAGTCCAACGCTCTCATAATATTCAGATGCAGATAATCTTATACAGTTAGACTGTGGAACATCATCTATCCAAGCTTTTAAATAGATATGCTAAATCTTCATAAAAATGCTAGTATGAAATCTTTAATGAGTGTCCAAGTATCCCCTAGTAGCTAACTGTAAGTCTTGAAACTCTTCTTGCTTTCTCCTCGCTGCGTTTGAGAAATACCATCGGATCGCACGCAAAATAAGGCTCGGCATAAATGTATTTTACAGATTCAATTCGATTTAAGTTATTCATTATATCGAAGGCTCTCTTATAGACCGATCTTTTTGGATCTTTTGTTTTCTGTAGCAATAGTTTATCAAATGCTTAAATTGtacttatttattaatcattaagatttaatttctcGGCTCTATATTTGGCATCCTTTTTACCTTTCTTTAAAAGTAACTTATTTTTGTACTTGGATAATGCTATTACATAAGTATCGATGCTCGTATCAGCATCATTATTATCGATTACTAACATAACGTGGAGTATCTGAAGAGGAAGGGAATTCTATATCTCTCAATCAGTCCATAGTGTTTCACAAATAATACATCGAAGTCATAGTATAGCGCACATTCCTAACAAttgtattaaatttataatatatcaacTAAACTCTCCTCTTTTTTGCTTATGTTATGTATTGTTTATGAAATATTGGTGACATTTTCTTTGCTTTGGAATGATGTCTCTTGTAGTTTCGACTGTGAGACATCCAAGTCTAAGTTAAATCTTGTTCTATATACTGATAGTAAGGTTGTGATGTATGTATTTGTACTTTGCATTTATCACATTGAGATTCCAGATACCAGTTTGTATGAAATGAAGCTAACGCCATCGTTGATCTTGATTGTGGTTGACATTTTATTAGTTACAGATTGAGGATATATTACAAAAGATATAGCTCAGTGATAAGTTGATTctcaataataaattctCTCACTTCAAACAAAACTGTGTTTCAACCTtaatataaacatttttattatttaataccaaaaaaaattccATTATTTATGAGTATATGCACCGATTGCACCTTCTTATGATCAAAAATTAAGctgatatattattttggtCACAGAAACAAAATTTGAACTCAAAAAGTGACAATAACAGATTATGCAGAATATGGTTGTGTGCTTTACTTTTATGTTGTTTCATTTCTGGTTAATTTCTATCAATCCATCTTTGAGGTTACCATTATGATGACAATAAGTTTGACCTGTGATTCTAAACTTTACCATAAATTGACATATAATTGAAAGTCGTCATTATGCATGCCACTGCAGTGCTTAAGTTAGTATTTGATAATAGCTAAATGGATAGCATTAGTTTGTGTAGATTCCATTGCATTGCTTATCAATTTAGATTTAAATTGCATCTCAATTGggttttcaattaattttttaggTTAACTTCATGATCTTTATATTACTCTGAATTGATTTAGAATATTTCTTCTATCAAGActtatattaaaatataaatgagAATACATATTTTTAGTTAAATTACACCTTCTTTAAgtattgatttttttcactTGTTCGCTTACTAATTGACTTTTCGAAGAAAACATgacattttaatataaagGGTTACTTGATATACGAAACAGACTATTTAATAGatcataataatttattaaggTCAACATAATCATTCTCTGTGTGAATAAGATCTCATATCGACATAATATTGAAGAGTAAATAAGATAAAAATGTACTCAGCTAAACAATTCGTTATAAAGACATTACCTACTCCAGGTTTaccttttaattttgattcgACTGATTCAAAAGCTACTTTTGAACTTAAAACTTTGGAATTGAAGGAATCTGACCTTAAAGAAGGAGAAGTGTTAATCGAATCCCTTTTATTGTCCAATGACCCTGCTCAAAAGTTCTGGATTTCTTCTGTAGACAAGAACTATGCGGCTGGTGTTCAAGTTGGTGAAATCATTCCGGCAAGAGGCATCGCTAAAATATTAGCCTCTAAGAACGGTGAGTTCAAAGCGGGTGATTATGTTACTGGTACCATTGGTTGGACTACTTATGCAATCATCCACGATACGAAGAAAGCATTTCTTCGCAAAGTATCCAAAGAGCAAGTTGGTGATTTATCATGGCATCTGTCTGCTTTAGGGGGTACTTCCTTGACAgcttattttattttctaccATTATGCTCAATTTGAGGAGAATGAGAAATTCAATGGCAAGactattttaatttctggGGCAGCCGGTGCAGTAGGTATTGTTTGTATTCAAATTGCATTACATGTTTTCAAAGCCAAGAAAGTTATTGCCACAGCAGGTGGTCCTGAAAAAATCAGGTATGTTGAAGAATTCGATCCATCTAGAGTAGTTGGGGTAGATTACAAGGACTctaatttcaaagaaaacTTGATTAAGGCTGCAGGTGGGCCAAACACAGTGGATCTATTCATCGATAACGTTGGCGGAGATGTCTTGGAGATAGGTACCGAACTACTGAAGCCTCATTCTACTTTGATCGTATGTGGCTCTATCAGTGGTTACAACGATCCTAGCAAGTTAATTTACAAGAGTTTTGTCTCTGTGTTAACCAAAAGATTAACCATCAAGGGAGTGTTGTTAGGCGACAATATCGCTGACTTTGGAAAAGGGTTAACTAAATTGAGTCAAATGATTGAAGCAGGACAACTAGACATCTCAAAAGCTGAAACGTTAGTCGATTGCACTGGCGAAAAGTTCGCAGATGTTCCAAATGTGTGGAATGGGCTATTCAGTGGTACCAACAAAGGTAAACTGATCAGCAAAGTGAACGAGTACTAACTGCACGACCACAGATAGGAAATTCCTAGCTCGTCAATTAAACAACAATAACTACGTACCTATATATTGATGTAActttttaacaaaataCAGCAAAATAGTACAGATCAAAAAACGGCGGTGTCTTATAAACGGTTTTGTCAAGCAGAGTAGCAGAGTGAGGTGGAACAATAAAAGTATCGAAGCAACCTCCTCTGAATAGCTCTACATCCTCTCTAGATATACTCTAAATATACTCTTACAAGAACAAGCGAAGCTTGTTCTTGTAAGAGGGAAGGAACGCAAGAGACATCAGACCGGTGGTGCAGTGTGGGCATCGATGCACCATATCGCACTTGTACACACCAGACAGTTCTGACTCCCAACCGTTCTTCCAACCCAGTCAGCCAGTGAGATATCAACGCAAGGCCTTGGTGCTTAGGACCACCAGAGGGGTCCGGGGTCTCACAACCGACGATTCTGAACCACTAAAAGAAACACAGCAGAAGAGGAACGAGAAAACTCGTTAAAGCATGAATTTCAGAACAAAGAACCACAACAACTATCACTAAAACGATGAATTTTGAGTAATTTTAATGACAAGACAAAGAGAAGAAGTATTATCGATAAGGTGGCTATCATCATTGTGAATAGTTAAATGTACTTTTAAGGATAGTTTTAGTATTGAATTAAGGTTTTCCTTTAATAGGTGTATTcgaattttttaaaaccCAATTTTTTGAGTAATCAATCAAATCAGCACTGCATTACCTAGGTGTATTGTGATTGTGTTCCCTTTTCGTTATATCTTTCCCCTTCATATAGATTAAGATATacactatatatatatttattcttttggAGAATAG comes from Tetrapisispora phaffii CBS 4417 chromosome 4, complete genome and encodes:
- the TPHA0D00095 gene encoding uncharacterized protein, with translation MNDNIGTDTINREISGIADANNCDDRNVKCQIAETYDGLIDYQVQIINEIRGNNQNLIISDKEKQITRKKIKKEAKIFNCKILLFLYNNTMSTSGLTNWNEPLKILVLYIWNSEHNIVLFSPNLKPNIDCENDSLYRMIKDDLLGESYAKLFTTLLAFNYDTTKHIALLEQSSQRLVNIDNKRLTLFIRATYHFIKLQDNVGRLNVVSTKNYLVWKKFKELAVTGKENELLSSEWYIEIESRLE
- the TPHA0D00100 gene encoding uncharacterized protein (similar to Saccharomyces cerevisiae YML131W; ancestral locus Anc_8.0), which produces MYSAKQFVIKTLPTPGLPFNFDSTDSKATFELKTLELKESDLKEGEVLIESLLLSNDPAQKFWISSVDKNYAAGVQVGEIIPARGIAKILASKNGEFKAGDYVTGTIGWTTYAIIHDTKKAFLRKVSKEQVGDLSWHLSALGGTSLTAYFIFYHYAQFEENEKFNGKTILISGAAGAVGIVCIQIALHVFKAKKVIATAGGPEKIRYVEEFDPSRVVGVDYKDSNFKENLIKAAGGPNTVDLFIDNVGGDVLEIGTELLKPHSTLIVCGSISGYNDPSKLIYKSFVSVLTKRLTIKGVLLGDNIADFGKGLTKLSQMIEAGQLDISKAETLVDCTGEKFADVPNVWNGLFSGTNKGKLISKVNEY